The Archocentrus centrarchus isolate MPI-CPG fArcCen1 chromosome 7, fArcCen1, whole genome shotgun sequence genome window below encodes:
- the hoxc13a gene encoding homeobox protein Hox-C13a, whose protein sequence is MTTSLVLHPRWADTLMYVYEKSPNENNQNKSQTMEGLSGNCPATHCRDLMSHPALGRHSGTIATHQGSVYSDISSTDTGRQCPASQTSSSASLSYGYPFGNPYYGCRLSHSHNVNLQQKPCSYHPAEKYAEPSTALQTEELSTRAKEFAFYPSFASSYQAVPGYLDVSVVPSISAHPEPRHDALIPMEGYQHWALPNSWDGYKEPTQPTHIWKSPFPDVVPLQPEVSSYRRGRKKRVPYTKIQLKELEKEYAASKFITKDKRRRISAATNLSERQVTIWFQNRRVKEKKFVSKSKNNHMHTT, encoded by the exons ATGACGACTTCGCTGGTTCTGCATCCACGCTGGGCGGACACCTTGATGTACGTTTATGAAAAAAGCCCGAATGAAAACAACCAGAATAAAAGCCAAACAATGGAGGGACTGAGCGGTAATTGCCCTGCGACCCACTGCAGGGACCTGATGTCGCACCCCGCGCTGGGACGACATTCTGGCACCATAGCGACCCACCAGGGCTCCGTCTACTCGGATATTTCCTCCACAGACACCGGCCGACAGTGTCCTGCTTCTCAAACATCATCCAGTGCATCTTTGAGTTACGGTTATCCCTTTGGAAACCCATATTACGGCTGTAGATTATCTCACTCGCACAACGTGAACTTGCAGCAGAAGCCTTGCTCGTACCATCCCGCAGAGAAATATGCCGAGCCCAGCACAGCGCTGCAAACGGAAGAACTGTCTACCAGGGCGAAAGAGTTTGCCTTCTACCCGAGTTTCGCCAGCTCGTATCAGGCTGTTCCAGGATATCTCGATGTGTCGGTCGTGCCCAGTATCAGTGCCCACCCTGAACCGCGGCACGACGCCTTGATTCCCATGGAGGGCTACCAACACTGGGCTCTGCCTAATAGCTGGGATGGGTATAAAGAGCCAACGCAGCCAACTCATATTTGGAAATCCCCTTTCCCAG atgTTGTACCATTGCAGCCCGAGGTCAGCAGTTATCGTCGAGGGCGTAAAAAACGTGTCCCTTACACCAAAATCCAGCTCAAGGAGCTGGAGAAAGAGTATGCAGCAAGCAAGTTCATCACCAAAGACAAGCGAAGGCGCATCTCGGCCGCCACCAACCTTTCAGAGCGTCAAGTCACCATCTGGTTCCAAAACCGGCGGGTCAAGGAGAAGAAATTTGTCAGTAAATCCAAGAACAATCATATGCACACCACTTGA